Within the Emticicia oligotrophica DSM 17448 genome, the region GGTAAGCCAAAAAGTCTTGAAATCATTGGAAATGCTGCCAATAAAATGATTACGCAGAAAGATGCAGTTGAGAAAAACTATGTTCCTGCTATTCCACAAGTGTTGTTTTCTACGCCACTCGTTAATGCAGGTGAAACGTATCGTTTGAAATTTACCGCCCCAACTCAAGTTGGTGATTATCCATTTGTGTGTACCTTCCCAGGTCACTGGAGTATCATGAATGGTGTTATGAAAGTTGTGAAGTAACACAATTTTCCAAATTGTGCTTACAGACAATTCGGAGAATTGTATTACATTATATCATTATACTCTGGTTTTATAAAAGACCATTTCCAGTCCGACATTTGTTTGCAAAGCCCTGCTTTTACAGGGTTTTGCAAAACATATGTCATAATTCGACGAAGTTCCTCATCATTCCTTACCAATCTATCATAGCTTTCATGCTGCCAAAAAGCACCTTCTAAACCCAGTAACTGATTACATTTCGACGCCGAATAAAGCTTAATTGAGTGCATTATCTGTTCGAGATAAACTGGCTTCCCTGCAATTTCTTCTTCACCATAAAGTCGAAAAACGGTATGCACATGATTTGACATAATACAATAACAGTACAATTCAAGTCGCTTTTCATCCCAATAATGTAATGTATCAGCTA harbors:
- a CDS encoding transposase — its product is MRTSFHKRNLPHIQPLGGTFFVTYNLAGSIPRDVLDQWKAEYVEEKTKIMQFSKDIENDLERLGKLDFAKRDKFLDTYDGGNHFLKSDTLAKIVADTLHYWDEKRLELYCYCIMSNHVHTVFRLYGEEEIAGKPVYLEQIMHSIKLYSASKCNQLLGLEGAFWQHESYDRLVRNDEELRRIMTYVLQNPVKAGLCKQMSDWKWSFIKPEYNDIM